A stretch of the Panicum virgatum strain AP13 chromosome 9N, P.virgatum_v5, whole genome shotgun sequence genome encodes the following:
- the LOC120689900 gene encoding uncharacterized protein LOC120689900 encodes MAQPSGAGGGGGGQRGRSRGSVGQRGGGRGPPSGGGLPSAGGGLPSAGGGLPSAGGGLPSGGGLPGGGGGGGGGGGGGAVLPLRVKKMFFDKEVSDIRQLMVSYVLQTPPPVRLVSVSGDARAYPKRSPRARWTTDCLVKWFCELHLLGYCLDGGFNRDCFGIDYMGNLKGMHVLLQLVKPIGATVNEVTRNMSVVAAIIKDGIHSSLQLPEDLALLLDTLRQYNIGDSLLVQTHFCHEEEDNKAALFDRMHKRLKVIEKTDAAKYTRIMQAIQPPGASLWLASAMDNTHPLLCSPVRSMEPPCNHQHG; translated from the exons ATGGCGCAGCCCAGCGGGGCAGGCGGAGGCGGGGGAGGCCAGCGCGGCCGAAGCCGGGGCAGCGTAGGCcagcgcggcggaggccggggTCCGCCCAGCGGAGGAGGCCTGCCCAGCGCCGGAGGAGGCCTGCCCAGCGCCGGAGGAGGCCTTCCGAGCGCCGGAGGTGGCCTTCCGAGCGGAGGAGgcctgcccggcggcggcggcggcggcggtggcggtggcggcggaggtgccGTCCTTCCG CTTCGTGTTAAGAAAATGTTCTTTGATAAAGAGGTATCGGACATCAGGCAGTTGATGGTGAGCTATGTGTTGCAGACGCCTCCACCTGTTCGTTTGGTAAGTGTGTCAGGGGATGCTAGAGCTTATCCCAAGCGGTCTCCTCGTGCAAGGTGGACTACGGATTGTTTGGTGAAATGGTTCTGCGAGTTGCATCTTTTAGGATATTGCCTAGATGGTGGTTTCAATAGAGACTGTTTTGGAATTGATTACATGGGCAACCTCAAAGGCATGCATGTACTGCTACAATTGGTCAAACCGATCGGTGCTACTGTGAATGAGGTTACAAGAAATATGTCAGTGGTGGCGGCCATCATCAAGGATGGCATACATTCATCGCTTCAGCTACCAGAAGATTTGGCCCTCCTTTTAGATACTCTGAGGCAGTATAACATTGGAGACTCTTTGCTCGTGCAAACCCACTTCTGTCATGAAGAGGAAGATAACAAAGCGGCCTTGTTTGATCGGATGCATAAGCGTCTCAAGGTTATCGAGAagacagatgcagcaaaataTACAAGGATTATGCAAGCTATACAACCTCCCGGTGCAAGTCTTTGGTTGGCAAGTGCAATGGACAACACCCATCCATTGTTGTGTTCTCCGGTACGCTCCATGGAACCGCCCTGCAACCATCAACATGGTTAA